Below is a window of Pseudomonadota bacterium DNA.
CAGATCGCCACGTCCATCGCCCGGGGCATCGGGGTGAACGCGGCCTTGGCCGACGCGATCGCGCTGGGCCACGACTGCGGGCACGGCCCCGGCTGGCACGCCAGCGAGGACGCGTTCGACGCGTACGTCCCCGGCGGGTTCGACCACGGCCCGTGGGGCGCCGACGTCTCGCTCGCCGACCTCAACCTCTGCGCGCAGACCCTCGACGGCATCCATTCATACGTTTCTTGGAGGGCACGAAGGGAAAGGGTTCAAATTTGTTGAGATTATGAGCGATTACTATGCGCGGTTCATCAGGACTTTAATGCAAAAGTCCCGGACGGTACTTCTCGCTTCTTCAGGGGTTGTTCTGGCAGGATTCATTGTCGGCTTTTTGGTAATGGGTACTCAATTCCTTCCCAAAATGGATGAAGGGAATATCTATATCAGAATATCACTCCCTTACTCTGTTGCGCTCAGCAAAACCCATGAGACTGCGAAAAAGGTCAGAAGTATGCTCCTTGAATTTCAAGAGATAAAGACAGTTGCTGTTCGTGTGGGAAGGCCGGAAGATGGAACTGACCCGACAGGCCCGTTCAATAACGAGTATTATGTTGGTTTAAAACCATACAACCAATGGAAAAGAGGTATAACAAAAGAGGTTCTGGAAGATGAAATAAGGGAAAAACTTAACAAATCTGTTCCTAATGCTATTATCAGCGTTTCCCAATATATGCAGGATAACCTTGAAGAAATGATGTCCGGTGTAAAGGGTGAAAATGCGGTGAAAATATTTGGAGAAAACCTTGCCGAACTTGATCGTTTAGCAAAAGATTTCAAGGAAATAATCGAAAAGGTTCCCCAGATTAAAGAAGTGGGAATTTATCGGGAGCTTGGTCAACCCAATTTATTGATAGACGTAAACAGGGCAAATGCAGCAGCTCTCGGGCTTAATGTGGGCGAGATTCTGGATATGGTTTCTGCGGCATTGGGCGGTAAGGTGGCAAGCCAGATTATAGAAGGTGAAAAAAGTTTTGCCCTCCAGGTAAGCTTTCCTGTTGAGTACAGAAAAGAACCGGAACGAATATCGAGCATCCCCATTATTTTACCTTCCGGAGGGGTTATACCGTTATCAAGAGTAGCAAATATAAGGTATGACACAGGCGCGTCATTCATTTACAGGGAAAATTATAAAAGATATATTCCCATCAAATTCGGAGTTGATTCAAAAGACCTGGGAGGTACAGTAAAAAAGGCTCAGAAAGAAACCCGGAATGTAAAACTTCCCGAAGGATATTTTACCGAATGGAGCGGTATATTTAACGAAATGGAGGAGGCCTTCAGAAGATTTTACATTTCAATACCTTTGGCAATTTTCCTTATTATGATCCTGCTGTATGTATTCCATGGAAATATGCGAAA
It encodes the following:
- a CDS encoding efflux RND transporter permease subunit → MSDYYARFIRTLMQKSRTVLLASSGVVLAGFIVGFLVMGTQFLPKMDEGNIYIRISLPYSVALSKTHETAKKVRSMLLEFQEIKTVAVRVGRPEDGTDPTGPFNNEYYVGLKPYNQWKRGITKEVLEDEIREKLNKSVPNAIISVSQYMQDNLEEMMSGVKGENAVKIFGENLAELDRLAKDFKEIIEKVPQIKEVGIYRELGQPNLLIDVNRANAAALGLNVGEILDMVSAALGGKVASQIIEGEKSFALQVSFPVEYRKEPERISSIPIILPSGGVIPLSRVANIRYDTGASFIYRENYKRYIPIKFGVDSKDLGGTVKKAQKETRNVKLPEGYFTEWSGIFNEMEEAFRRFYISIPLAIFLIMILLYVFHGNMRNVLLTTVAPVCAVFGGVISLLVTGQSLSISAIVGFISIIGISTFKTCILISHYLEVYKEKKNRQEAIIETVREKFRSILMVGLTASLGLLPAALAHGVGSQIQKPLAIVVVGGMLIGTGIILLVMPLLFKFVQIEE